AGGAGGAGTGTTTGTGATTGTTTTAGGGGAGGAAGATGTTCAATGATTAATTTATCCCCCCTTGATAGGGCAACAAAGCTTTGAGGGCTACTGGTGTCGATAATCAGAAAGTTCATATGGACATAATAACACGGGTTGTGTTTATTTCAAATAGGGCATTATACAGAAATTAGCAGCTTATTTGCATATTTTTTACGTGAGTGTTACACTGTCCAGGAATAATTTAGTTTGAAGGGGTTACCTTTTGGTTAATGAACACGATGATTCACAGGATGAGATGTCTAAAGATGAGGATTTCGATCTTGCAGAATCTCTCTTAGACAGTGATTTAGAGAAAATTATTGGAACGAGCAAGAAACCTCAGGATGAACCTGATCTCCCTGACGAGCTTTTTGTTCTCCCCTTGACGAGGCGCCCCTTCTTTCCTGGGATGGCGGCTCCGCTTGTCATTGAGCCGGGACCCTTTTATGAGGTACTCAAACTTGTCGCTAAGTCTTCCCACAAAATGCTAGCCCTTTTTCTGACTAAAGAGGAGGAGGAAAACATCTATGACATGGGGTTTGATAATCTGTGTGAAGTGGGGGTGATGGCAACGATCCTCCGTATTGTTCCTCTTGAGCAAGGGGGCGCACAAGTTGTCCTTAATATGGAGAAGCGCATCAAGGTCAAAAAGCAGGTCGTCAAGTCTAAATATCTCCGCGCTAAGATCCACTACCATGATGACGCAATCACCCAGCAGCAATCAAAGATTATTAAAGCTTATTCGATTAGTATCATTACCACGATCAAAGAACTTTTGAAACTCAATCCTCTCTTCAAAGAGGAGCTCCAGATTTTCCTTGGCCATTCTGACTTTACCGAGCCGGGAAAGCTTGCTGATTTTGCGGTTGCTCTGACCACAGCAGGACGAGAAGAGCTTCAAGATATTCTTCAAACTTTTGATGTTCAAGAAAGGATCGATAAGACGCTTGTTTTATTGAAGAAAGAGCTTGACCTCAGCAAATTACAGAGCAGTATCAATCAGAAGATTGAAGCCACTATCTCCAAAACACAGAGAGAATTCTTTTTACGTGAGCAGCTCAAAACGATTAAGAAAGAGCTTGGTCTTGAGAAAGACGATAAAACATGTGATATTGAGAAGTTTCAAGAACGCCTTAAGGATAAAACTGTTCCTGAAGACATTCAAAAAATCATCGATGAGGAGATTGATAAGCTCAGTGTTCTGGAAGTGCAATCTGCCGAGTATGCTGTTTCGCGTAACTACCTCGACTGGCTTACCATTGTCCCATGGGGAGTTTTCAGCAAAGAGAACCATAATCTTGGGAAAGCTGAAAAAATTCTTGAAGATGATCACTATGGGCTCAAGGACATCAAAGAACGTATCATGGAATTTATTGGGGTCGGTAAACTGACTTCAGGTGTAAAGGGAAGTATTATCTGTCTTGTTGGCCCTCCAGGGGTGGGTAAAACAAGTATTGGAAAGAGTGTCGCCCGGGCTCTTAACCGTGAATTCTATCGCTTTTCCGTTGGAGGAATGCGGGATGAAGCTGAGATTAAGGGGCATCGCCGCACTTATATCGGAGCGATGCCTGGAAAAATGATTCAAGCTCTAAAGTCATCTCAAAAGATGAATCCAGTCATTATGCTGGATGAAGTAGATAAAATGGGAATGAGTTATCAAGGTGATCCAGCCTCTGCACTTTTAGAGGTACTTGATCCTGAGCAAAATAAAGACTTTTTGGATCACTACCTTGATGTTCGGACAGATCTATCTAATGTCTTATTTATTGTGACAGCAAACGTTTTGGATACAATCCCTGGTCCTCTTAAGGATCGGATGGACATCCTCCGTTTATCAGGGTATATCCAAGAAGAAAAACTTCAAATTGCCAAAAAATACCTTGTTCCACGCAATCGAAAAAAGTCAGGGCTTAAAGCAAGTCAGGTAAAATTTACAACTGGTGCGATCAAAGGGACCATTGAAGGATATGCGCGCGAGGCAGGAGTTCGAGGTCTCGAGAATAACATTAAGAAAATCCTTCGGAAAGTAGCTGTGGAAATTGTTCGGTCCGAGGAGAGTAAGAAGCATCGGAAGGTTAAGTCAGTGACGATTTCTGAGAAAAATCTCGAAAAGTATTTAGGGAAGCCGATTTTCACGACCGATCGCTACTACGATAAGACTCCGATCGGAGTGTGTACGGGTCTTGCATGGACAGCGATGGGAGGAGCTACTCTCTACGTAGAGGCAGCAAAAGTGTCTGCTGAAAAAACTCAGATGAAACTAACTGGCCAGGTTGGAGACGTGATGAAGGAGTCTGCACAGATTGCTTGGAGCTATGCGAGCAGTGAGCTTGAGCGGTATGCTCCTAAACAGACGTTTTTTGAGAATCAAGAAGTTCATATCCATATTCCTGAAGGAGCCACCCCAAAAGATGGACCTTCCGCAGGGGTGACAATGGTGACAGCAATCCTTTCTCTTCTTATGAATACCTCTGTTGCAAAAGACCTTGGAATGACGGGGGAATTGACGCTCACAGGAAAGGTTCTTCCAATTGGTGGACTCAAGGAAAAGCTTATTGCTGCAAAAAGATCCAAACTCAAAACCCTTATCTTTCCAAAAGAGAATAAACGGGATTACGATGAGCTTCCCGATTACTTGAAGAAAGGAATAAAGGTTCACTTTGTCAATACCTATGATGAAGTTTTTAAAGTGGCGTTTCCACGGAGAAAAGCGTAATGTCTCCTTGGAAAGAAGAGAAATATATTTCTCCTGAAGCACTAAAAGAAAAAGTTTTGCAGTTGCGCCAAAAAGGAAAAACGATTGCAACGCTCAATGGTTCCTTTGACCTTCTCCATGCTGGCCATTTGAAAATGATTCATGAAGCATCTGAGCAAGCCAATGTTCTTTTAATGGCACTGAATTCTGATAGCTCGATTCAAAAGTATAAGAGCCCTCTCCGGCCGATCGTTCCCCTGGAAAATCGTTTAGAGATGGTCGCTGCTCTTCAGTTTGTTGATTACGTCACTTACTTTAATGAAACCGATCCGATTACGTTTCTTGAAATGGTTAAGCCCGATGTTCATGTCAATGGAGCGGAGTATGGAGGTGAGTGTATTGAAGCCAACGTGGTGAAAAAACATGGGGGAAGGATTCACATTGTGCAGCTTGTTCCAGGACTTTCAACCTCTAACCTCATTAAGAAAATTAAAACATGCGTTTAATCGGAACACTTCAAGGGGAAAAAGAAGCTTATAAATTTCACTCCTTCTTAATTCAAGAAGAGATTGAATGCAGCTATAATCCGGCCTCTTCAGGAGAAAATCTTTATGAGTTTTGGGTAGCTCATGAAGATCAAATTTATACAGCGATTCATTGGCTTGAAGAGTTTTGCAAAAACCCTAACGATCCCCGATTTGAAACCAAGGCTCATCCTATAGATACTGAGGGTGTGGCAAAAGACTTTGATGAAAAAGAACCGATTCAAATGAAAGCAATTCGGATGCGCAATCGGATGCGTCCTAAGATGCCACTGACCCGATTCATTGTTCTTCTCTGTGCTCTCCTCTATATTTGGAATGGGTATCAAATGGCAGCTATTGCTAAAACCGATAAAAAGCCCGAAGAAGATACACTTACCCCCCTTATGATAGACCTTTCCTACGATATGCCGACTGCAGAAAACCGAAAAGAGATCAGTCGCGATCTTTTTGCAGAAGATAGAATTGGAAGTCCTGCTGTTTGGGATGGGATTTATGGTGTTGTATTGGGGTGGCCTGCATCTAAAGGTGAGCTCGATGCTCCGATGTTCGAGCAGATTAAGCATGGACAACTTTGGCGCTTTTTTACACCTGTACTGCTTCATGGGAGTTTTCTCCATATCCTCTTCAATATGCTTTGGCTCTGGATGCTCGGGCGGCAGGTTGAGGAACGGACGAAAAAGTGGCAATATATCGCGCTCACATTGATTATTGGAATTGTTTCGAACACATTGCAGTATTTGATGAGCGGTCCGCTTTTTATTGGGTATTCAGGAATTGTGTGCGGTCTTGCGGGATTCATTTGGATGCGGCAGCGCCATGCCCCTTGGGAAGGGTATCCCTTGCAAAAGGGGACGCTTGTTTTCTTGGGTGTATTTATTGTTGCAATGATGGGGCTTCAGCTCGCCTCTTTTTTTCTTATCCGCTTCCAGGTTGCTGAATTTTCGATGAATATTGCCAATACAGCTCACATCAGCGGAGCTCTAACTGGCATAGTGCTTGGGAAAATCCCCGTGTTTTCTAAGGAGAGGGTATGAGCGTCCGAGACCTGACTATTTTAGGGTGTTCCTCGCAACAACCAACCAGGTTACGCAACCATGGTGCCTACTTACTTAGATGGAATCAGGAAGGGCTGTTGTTTGATCCCGGCGAAGGAACTCAAAGACAATTTATCTTTGCTGATATCGCGCCCCCAACAGTTACACGTATCTTTGTGAGTCATTTTCATGGAGATCATTGTTTAGGGCTCGGTTCCATGCTCATGAGACTCAATCTTGACCGGATCAATCACCCAATTCATTGCTACTATCCTGCGAGTGGAAAGGTTTACTTCGATCGATTACGCTATGGCACAATCTATCACGATCATATTCAAGTGATTGAACATCCAGTTTCTGAAGAAGGAATTGTTCATCAAGATGAAAACTTTACTATCGAGGCTAAATTTCTAAACCACGGCGTTGATAACTTGGGGTGGCGTATTCAAGAAGCCGACACCACCAAATTTGATAAAGAAAAACTTGCAGCCTGTGGCGTTAAAGGAACGCTTGTTCGAGAGCTTCAGGAGAAAAAACAGGTCACTGTTGACGGAAAAATGGTTAAGCTTGAAGACCTCAGTTGGGTTCGAAAAGGAGACATTTTTTCTTGCGTAATTGATACAAAGCACTGCCAAAATGCGATAGATCTTGCCAAAGGAGCAAAACTTTTGCTTTGCGAAAGCACCTATCTAGAAGAACACCGAGCCTTGGCGGAAGATCACAATCATCTGACTGCAAAACAAGCGGCATTCATTGCGAAAAAAGCTGGAGTGCAAAAGCTGATTCTTACACATTTTTCTGCTCGCTACCGAGACCTACTCCCTTTTGTAGAAGAAGCAAGCGAAGTTTTTCCTAATGTTGATACTGCAGATGATTTCAAGAGATTTGAATTTCTTCTAAGCGATATGACGTAGTGCGTCATCTAAATCGTCTGTGAGAAGCTCTAGCTCCGTGAGGAAACTCTTTGTTGATGCGGGGTGGTTTACGTACTCACGCATGATGAAAGAAAGATCGCAGTCGTCGCCTTTCCCAGGTTCGAAAGTTTCGACCGCTTTCAAGATGGTAACGTGCTTATGATGTTTGATCGCGATAGATTGGACAAAGATGTTTTGGATAATCAATCCAATTTCTTCAATTTCCTCGTCCTCGGCTTTCTGTGCTTGAATAGAGGTTGCATAAAGCCGATTAACATCTTCGGCAATCTTTTCCAAAAACTCTTGTTTTGTTGAAAGTCTTCCATTTTTATGAAGTTCATTGACATTTGTGGTGAATATTTCGAGTTCATTTCGAAAGTTCATCGCAACTGATTTCTTGTCTTCTTTATTCATTACTACACCTCGTTAATCACATCATAATAACGAAGAGGCCTTTTTGCAACAGTGAAAAGCCCATTGCAAAAAAATTAATGCATTCTTAATGAGTTCTTAACCTGAATATTTGCGGCAGCAATTGCAAAGGCTGCAGCAACATTGAGGGAATTCTTGGAACCGGTGAGAGGAATCTCGACAACGTGATCTGCTGCTTGAAGAGTAGACTCCTTTAATCCTCTTTCTTCATTCCCTAGAAGAAGAGTAAAAGACTCAGGAAACTCGAAGTCAAATATCGAGGAGACGGTTTCCATTGTTTCAAGGGCTATCAGGGGGCCTGGGCAGGAATCAATCTCACCTTGCTTGCACGGGACACTAGAGGCTGTTCCCATAGATGTCTTGATAACCTTGGGGTGATATTGATTGGGGGTGTTTTCTGAAAAAATGATCGTTCCAAGTCGGAGAGCTTCGGTTGTGCGCAGGATGTTTCCAACATTAAAGGCGGAGCGAAGGTCCTCGAGGTAGATATGGACGGGGCCATAGGGAGTCTCTGATAAAGTATCAAACCGCTTGGTAAGAAGATTGTGCTCTTGAAGTTCGATTGAGCCTTCTCTCATATGGAGGTGAAAGCGATCTGTTATTTCATCAATTGTTGAGATAGGAGGAAGCTTAAGCCACGCTTCCATTTGTCGATAATGACCATCAAGGGGAAGGGATTTTTCATACAAAACACGTAAATGCTCACCTGCATTTTTATGACGGCATCTGTAGGAAAGGGCATTAAATTTTTTAAACGTAAACATAGGGAGTGGAGTATATCAGATCGTACTTTCAAGTGGGGAAAAGAATCTTTGGACAAGGCTGAATCAAACCTACTACTATCCTAATGAAACAGCGTTTGATTCGAAAGTGGGAGGATGGTCAAGAGATTCGATCAACCTTCAAGGAATTACGGCAGGTATCGGGGTGGAATTCTAGGTCTTTGCAGTGAGGAACTCATCGAGCGTTCCGTCAAAGACTTCGATCCCATCCTCATTGAGAGAAATGATCTTGGTTGCGGCTTCGTTGATAAGATTGCGGTCATGGGATGCGGTGACACAAGTTCCTTTGAATTCGGCAAGTCCCCACCCTAGAGCTGAGACCGCTTCGAGATCAAGGTGATTGTTTGGTTCATCAAGAATGAGAGTGTTATAGGGGTTGAGTAGTAGTGCGGCAAAGATTAGACGGCATGTTTCTCCCCCAGAAAGCTTAGAGATTTCTTTGAAAGCATCATCCCCCCCAAAAAGCATCTTCCCCATGACGCCACGAATTTCCTGATCATAGGCGTTTGATTTGTAGCGCTTTAGCCAGTCAAAAGCTTGAATTTTTTCACTTTTATCGATGAAGTCTTCGTGGTTTTGTGGGAAATAGCCGAGCTCGAGCTGATGACCTCTCTCGATTGTACCACTGTCAGGTTCTAGCTCTCCAGCAAGCATTTTTAGGAGAGTTGTTTTTCCAATTCCATTGGTTCCGATAACAGCAATTTTGTCGCCGCGCATGATTTCAATGCTAAAATCTTTGATTACATGATTGTCGCCGAAGCTTTTGCTAATTCCTTTGACCTTAAGGGCAATTTTCCCCGATGACTTTTCAGGAGGAGTAAAGCGTATGTAGGGGCGTTGGATATTTGACTTTTTCAGCTCTTGGGGTTGCAGGCGATGGATTTCTCTTACACGGGACTGTACTTGCGACGCGCGCGTTCCCGCTCCGAATCGAGATACAAAGTCTTTAAGTTGTGCAATCTTTTTCTCTTTTGATTTTGCTTCTGATTCTGCACGTTCGCGAACTGCAGTTTTGGCAACAAGCATCTCGTCGTAGTTGCCTGGATAAGTAATAATGGTGTCGTAGTCGATATCAGCAATATGCGTTGTGACGGCGTTTAAGAAATGGCGGTCATGACTTACAACAATCAGTGTTCCAGTATAGTTGTGAAGAAAGTTTTCTAACCATCCAATTGACTCAAGATCGAGGTGGTTTGTGGGCTCATCCAAAAGAAGGGCTTCAGGATCGCCAAACAAAGCTTGGCAAAGAAGAACGCGGAACTGCAGGTCACCCGGAAGCTCATGCATTTTCTTTTCATGGAACTCAATATCAATTCCCATCCCACAGAGTAGCATTTCAGCATCTGATTCGGCAGTATATCCGTCTTCATTAGCAATCACCTCTTCGAGGTCACCTAGACGCATTCCAATTTCATCGGTCATTTCCTTTTCATAGAGCATATCCCGCTCAACTAAAGCTTCCCAGAGCCGTTCATTTCCAATAATGACAGCATCAAGGGCTCGGTTGTCCTTGAACTCTTCAATATTTTGTCTTAAAAACCCGACCTTTTTAGGAAGTGAAACGGAGCCTGACGTGGCGTCTACAGTTCCCATCATGATTTTGAGGAGAGTCGATTTTCCAGCTCCATTCGGGCCTGTCAAACCGTAGCGGTTGCCCGGATTGAATGCTGCGCAAACATCGTCAAATAGGATCCGCGTCCCAATCTTTTTTGAAATTTTGTCTAATACGATCATAATGGCATTATCGTAGCAAAAAACTTTAGAAGACTCAAGAGAGAAAATTCCATGCGTGAATTTTTGAAAAACAGGTGCAAAGAAACTTTTTACTCTAAGATGTTCATATCCAGATGTTAAGTGCATTCGAACGAGAGGGGAGTCCTTATAACTGAGGGAGCGATCTAAAACTTGCTATTTTCCCCGTTGGCTTGCCAAGGGGGACAGGAAATGCCGATTTGAGTTACTCTTTTGTGAAGGATGGACATCCTGTCACAAGACGTTCCCTGCAAGCGGGAGGCTTTAGTGCTGGCAGGGGAATTGGAGTTACATTTTAAACCAAGCTGAAGACATGATAAAACCTATAAAATCACTTTTATTTTTGACAATCATTCCTGCCGTTTCTGCATTTTGTTCGGTTATTTGGAATACGCCTGTTACGGTAGATTTTCAGTTAGATAGTTTAGAAACCCCTAATGTTGCAATCAATGACGCGGATCAAATCATTGCGATATGGAATTTTGAGGGGAGTAATGAAGACCATGTGAGTCATGCAACATGGCAGGGGCAGACATGGACCTCCTCATTTGCGTTGGCAAATCAAAGTAATTCCCAATGGTTCTCAATGGTTCACGTTGATGCTCAAGGAAGGGGCGTTGCTTTAGTCCCCGACGGGAGTAACCCCGTTTATCAGGCGACTTATGATGGAACGGCAGGGGATCCCGAGGCTCCTCTACAAGTGAGTATGAATAACAGCGAGCTAGGTGAGTTAGCTTGGGGGACACATGAAGTGCCTGCGGTTGATTGGAACCGAGCTATTCAAAAAACCGTCGTAGGACACCAACTTTTGAAAGATGGTGTTTTGATTGCAAATCTTTCTGGCTCCGCAAGTTCGTATATTGGTCGAGGAAGAGTAAAGGGACAACGAGTAGTTTATACCCTCGTAGCTTCAAATGGCGATGGGTTCACTACGAGTTCAACAATCACTGTCAACTAAATACGTGATGAAAATTAGCCAAGAAATACAGGCCTTTGTTCACCATTTGGAAGCCGTGAGAAATGCATCGGTGCACACCCTACGAAACTATCGTTTGGATTTGAAAGCTTTTGAGAGCTTTGCAAAAGATCAAGCCGTTGATAAGAAATTGATCCGCTCCTACCTTGCCCACCTACAGATGAAAGGGGTTTCAAAACGGACTGTTTTGCGCCACCTTTCTTCTCTTCGCTCAATGTTTAAGTATCTTCTTCAAGAGAAAAAGATTAAGGAGAATCCTGCAGCTGATATCGGTAGTCCAAAGCTTGATAAGCCTATTCCAAAAGCTCTTTCTTACACGGAAGTGGAAGAGTTTTTTTGTCAGCCCAATACCGAACAACTTTTGGGATTAAGGGACCGCTCAATTATGGAGCTTTTCTATAGCTCGGGTCTTCGCATCAGTGAACTTGCGAGTATTAATCGCGGAGATGTTGATTTTCACTCCCGTTCTCTTCGGGTTAAAGGAAAAGGGAAAAAGGAGAGGATTGTTCCTATTACTCAAAATGTCATCGAGTGGATCCAAAGGTATCTCGACGATTCGCGCCGCTATGAGGAGGGGAAGCCTCACTTTCAGAAAGATCCAGATGCAATTTTCCTCAATAAGTGGGGAAAGCGTCTGACGACGCGGTCAATAGACCGCCTCTTTAAGATATATCTCCAAAAAAGCGGATTAGCGGGACATATCACCCCTCATACCATTCGCCATACGATTGCCACTCATTGGCTCGAAAATGGGATGGATCTCAAAACTATTCAGGTCCTTTTGGGTCATGCCTCTCTGGGAACGACCACAATCTATACCAGTGTTTCTACTAAGCTCAAAAGAGAAGTCTATGAGCATTCTCATCCACGTGCTAAGAAGGGGTGATTCTCTAAAAATTACATAATCAAAATGTTAGAAAATAGATAAAATTAATTATATTATAATTGCACGTATATGGGACTGTTAATAAATTAAATTTTTAGATAGCCTATTCCTATTTGAATTGTAAAGGAGGATATCCAATGAATAAATGATTATATCCCATTTCGAAATAGGATTTCAAAGAACATATCTATCCTTGTTTATACTAATTAAAAATTATTAACAATACTTTTTTTTATAAAGCATCTTTCTTTTTAACAAAGAGGAAGATATGGCATTAAGACCTAATATTGCTGAGCAATTGAAAGAACACAGCTTTACAAAGTTATTTCAAGAGGAGATATTGTAAAATGTTGTGTCTGAGCGTCTAAGCATACCCTTGATCTTCTTCATTTTTAAGCCACTTTCTTTAGTTCTTCTCCGTTCTTGAATTCGACTCCATTCATAACCTTTGGAATCATCTGACTGCCCCAAAGCTTTCTCCAGTGGGATTCTGCTGACATTGAGAGCTTAAACACTATTGATAAAGTCGCTATTCTGGAGCCGCATCCCTTTGTTTGTCTCGACCGGTGCCTAATTATTGCAAAGGTTGATTCTATGGGGTTTGTGGTCCTGATGTGTTGCCAATGGGGGTATATAGCTAAAAATTTTTATTTTAGATAGTGTCGTCATGAGATAGAAGCCCAAAGAGCGATACAACGAATTTGCACTGCAGCTATGAATGAAGCTGTGTTTTTGGCATATCGAGTAGCTATTCCACGCCATCATTTTAGGTGGAGAAAAGCATTTTCTACAAGGTGTCGAAGCTTATATAGTTCTTTATCGGCGAGCAAATGCTCTGCTGAAATACCTTGGATCAAGAAACTTGCTTGAGTGCTGTCATGAGTGGTACCTTGCGTAACAACAATTCGGACTGGCATACCATGCGCATCCACGGCCAAGTGTATTTTTGTGTTAAGCCCCCTTTTGCCCGACTCATGTCTTGATTACCGCCTTTAGCTCCCGATGCATGAGGGTGCACCTTAATATGGCTCGCATCTATCATGAGCCATTCATAGTCAGGATCTTCCACTAAACATTCAAGCAACGCTTCCCAAATTCTAGCATCCCGCCAACGACAGAAGCGACGGTGAGTGTTTTTCCAATCTCCATAATCAGGTGGTAAGTCTCTCCAAGGAGAGCCTGTTCGAAGAATCCAGAAAACAGCGTTAATGAACAGACGGTTATCTTTTGCTACGGCGCCCCAACCCCCTTTTCGACCTGGCAGGTGAGGAGCTAACAATTCCCAGACTTTATCTGAAATATCGTGGCGACGATGCGATGCTTTTCCCATAGAAACTTCCTTTGTTGCATTGGTATAAGACAGCAAAGTATATCAAATTCAAAATTTCTTGACGACACTATCTAGAACGCAAATATGGAGGTCGATTTTTAGGGTTTTGTAATTACTTCATATACGAGCTTAGCATAGTCTCGAATCTCTTGCCACTGCTTACATTCGATAAGCTCACCATCGTTGATTCCATATCCTGGGTCATTGGGTCTATTAGGGTCCTTTTTGAAGTCTTCGATCATTTCAGAGAGCTTCTTGAGCACCTTGCATTGCTTATTTGTCACTTCAAGCTTGTTATCTTCAGCACCATGTATGACTGTTATTACATCACACAGATACCTAGAGCACGTTTTCATGCAGTTTTCTTCATCGTATAGGGGGAATTCTTTTCTGACCCAAAAGCGCTCTTGATACTCTTGTTTGGATATCGTCCATACCTCTAAGTACACGTTGATCAAGAAATGCTCAAGACTCGTTTCTGGAATATCCTGACGGCTTTTGAATTGCTCAATAAGAAAACTTGGGTAGATCTTTTTTTCTTCTGCATGAATTTCTTCATCTGTGGCGTCTCTTTTCTTTATCTCTGGGCGTTTAGCTCTTGGGGGGCGAGACTTTTCCCATGCATCGAGGTCGTCTCCTGTGATCTCCTCATATACAAGCTTGGCGTATGCTTGTATCTTATGCCATTTTGGATCAGCAATAATTGCAGAGTCATTTAGACCGTATCCTGGGTCGTCTGGTACAGTCGGATCTCCATCAAAATCATCTACCATCGTGTATAGTCTCTGTAGCATTTCGCGTTGCTTAGCAGTCATAGAAACTCTTCCAGCATCATTCGCCAGAAGAACAGCTTCTCCATCGGACAGAAAAGTCTCTAGGGTTTCCATATAGTTATCTCCCATCATAGGAGGCTCCTGCCTTACCCAGAATCGTTCTTGGTATTCTGCGTTGGAAATGACCCATATTGATATATACAACCCCATAAAATCTGTAATCTGCTTTCTTGGCTGATCATTTATTTCTGGGTGTTCATCCATTTCTAGCATTTTTCTTAATATGAACGGAGGATATATTTCTTTGATATAGTCTGGTGTTTTTGCTAGTTCTCGTTTCATTCCCAGCCCTTAAATTGATATTTTTCCAGGGGAATATGTGTCAAATGGTCTTCTGTTTTTGGTTTAACCCATCTTCCATCAATTGTAAGAACTTTATTATTCTTACACTGAACCACATAATGGGTCTGCTGTCTCATAGTACCATTCATCTGTTTACCCTCAATAATCGCAGTCACTGGATTCTCTTTGCGAAGACCTGGGCATATCCTGATTAAAATGTTTTCTTCGTATACAGTCCCAGGCTTTCTAAAAACAATACCTGCATTCTTCTTTGCAAATTCCGCTACATATTCAGTGGGAAAGAGCTTTGGATTCTCAAAAGTCTTGAACCCAGAATAATCAAGCACTCTGCGTATCTTCATCTCTGATAGACTGTCACTTGCAAACTCTTTTCTAACAACTTTGTATAGTTCTTTCTTATCGGAAACTACTCGCTTAAGAGCATCTATTTTAGGGCTTGCAACTTTCCACCACTCAAGCTCTGGGCCCTTGTTTACGTATGGTATATCGAAGGGTTTTATATATGTGAGTTTTCTTTTAGCAAGATTTAACGCAGTCTTATCACCAGTGAAACCAGATCTTAGCACATGATTTTCTAGTAACTGCATGCCTGCTTCATGCCTAGATATGGATAAGCTCAATGCTCTATCCTGCAGCGGACTAACAGTGCTCATAGATTTTAAAGCTCTAAATGCTTTCGGTATCGAACCTGCTGCACCACCAAGACCAAAACCAAAGGCCACCCCAGCTGCTTTATTGGTGTCATGAGCTTCTGCCATAACGAGGCCTACTACGCCGCCTTCACAAGCCATGCCCAGTACGCTAATGCCTTCTGCGACTCTTATGACCTTTCCAACACCTCCAAAAGAAATCATCTCACCAACGAACTCCCCAGCTCTTGCTCCGAAAGAATGAGGGTCCTTGATATGTACAAGCTTGTCATACTTTAATAGCGCGCTAGCCGAGAATCTTTTAAAGTGTTCTTTTGGACATTCAGCTCCGGACACGTCAGACATATCAGGAAGCATTAAGCTGCAGATGCCTCGGAGAATTTTAGCACCACCCTTTGGAATGCTTTTTGTGAAGTCGTTAACAGCAGCGCTTTTCACCGTCTTTAAAGCATCTATAGCAGACCTTGACTGGAGAGTTACATCCATTAATGCAAACTCCATAGATCCAGAAAAACCAGCCATTTGAATCTGTCTTTGAGGAGAATCTCCTCGAGGAAGATCTGCAGTTCGTTCTAGTATCCTGAGCTCCATTTGCTCTAGACGATTTCTGCATGGAAATGTTCATCCATAATACTTTTTACGCTGTTCTTCCATCTTACGTTCATACTCTGCAGTTTCTTCTGGAGTGGGGTTCCAGTTTTCTTGCTCTTCCATTCGCGCCTCATAAGCTGC
The window above is part of the Candidatus Neptunochlamydia sp. REUL1 genome. Proteins encoded here:
- the lon gene encoding endopeptidase La — encoded protein: MSKDEDFDLAESLLDSDLEKIIGTSKKPQDEPDLPDELFVLPLTRRPFFPGMAAPLVIEPGPFYEVLKLVAKSSHKMLALFLTKEEEENIYDMGFDNLCEVGVMATILRIVPLEQGGAQVVLNMEKRIKVKKQVVKSKYLRAKIHYHDDAITQQQSKIIKAYSISIITTIKELLKLNPLFKEELQIFLGHSDFTEPGKLADFAVALTTAGREELQDILQTFDVQERIDKTLVLLKKELDLSKLQSSINQKIEATISKTQREFFLREQLKTIKKELGLEKDDKTCDIEKFQERLKDKTVPEDIQKIIDEEIDKLSVLEVQSAEYAVSRNYLDWLTIVPWGVFSKENHNLGKAEKILEDDHYGLKDIKERIMEFIGVGKLTSGVKGSIICLVGPPGVGKTSIGKSVARALNREFYRFSVGGMRDEAEIKGHRRTYIGAMPGKMIQALKSSQKMNPVIMLDEVDKMGMSYQGDPASALLEVLDPEQNKDFLDHYLDVRTDLSNVLFIVTANVLDTIPGPLKDRMDILRLSGYIQEEKLQIAKKYLVPRNRKKSGLKASQVKFTTGAIKGTIEGYAREAGVRGLENNIKKILRKVAVEIVRSEESKKHRKVKSVTISEKNLEKYLGKPIFTTDRYYDKTPIGVCTGLAWTAMGGATLYVEAAKVSAEKTQMKLTGQVGDVMKESAQIAWSYASSELERYAPKQTFFENQEVHIHIPEGATPKDGPSAGVTMVTAILSLLMNTSVAKDLGMTGELTLTGKVLPIGGLKEKLIAAKRSKLKTLIFPKENKRDYDELPDYLKKGIKVHFVNTYDEVFKVAFPRRKA
- a CDS encoding adenylyltransferase/cytidyltransferase family protein — protein: MSPWKEEKYISPEALKEKVLQLRQKGKTIATLNGSFDLLHAGHLKMIHEASEQANVLLMALNSDSSIQKYKSPLRPIVPLENRLEMVAALQFVDYVTYFNETDPITFLEMVKPDVHVNGAEYGGECIEANVVKKHGGRIHIVQLVPGLSTSNLIKKIKTCV
- a CDS encoding rhomboid family intramembrane serine protease, translating into MRLIGTLQGEKEAYKFHSFLIQEEIECSYNPASSGENLYEFWVAHEDQIYTAIHWLEEFCKNPNDPRFETKAHPIDTEGVAKDFDEKEPIQMKAIRMRNRMRPKMPLTRFIVLLCALLYIWNGYQMAAIAKTDKKPEEDTLTPLMIDLSYDMPTAENRKEISRDLFAEDRIGSPAVWDGIYGVVLGWPASKGELDAPMFEQIKHGQLWRFFTPVLLHGSFLHILFNMLWLWMLGRQVEERTKKWQYIALTLIIGIVSNTLQYLMSGPLFIGYSGIVCGLAGFIWMRQRHAPWEGYPLQKGTLVFLGVFIVAMMGLQLASFFLIRFQVAEFSMNIANTAHISGALTGIVLGKIPVFSKERV
- a CDS encoding ribonuclease Z; amino-acid sequence: MSVRDLTILGCSSQQPTRLRNHGAYLLRWNQEGLLFDPGEGTQRQFIFADIAPPTVTRIFVSHFHGDHCLGLGSMLMRLNLDRINHPIHCYYPASGKVYFDRLRYGTIYHDHIQVIEHPVSEEGIVHQDENFTIEAKFLNHGVDNLGWRIQEADTTKFDKEKLAACGVKGTLVRELQEKKQVTVDGKMVKLEDLSWVRKGDIFSCVIDTKHCQNAIDLAKGAKLLLCESTYLEEHRALAEDHNHLTAKQAAFIAKKAGVQKLILTHFSARYRDLLPFVEEASEVFPNVDTADDFKRFEFLLSDMT
- a CDS encoding TrmH family RNA methyltransferase, which translates into the protein MFTFKKFNALSYRCRHKNAGEHLRVLYEKSLPLDGHYRQMEAWLKLPPISTIDEITDRFHLHMREGSIELQEHNLLTKRFDTLSETPYGPVHIYLEDLRSAFNVGNILRTTEALRLGTIIFSENTPNQYHPKVIKTSMGTASSVPCKQGEIDSCPGPLIALETMETVSSIFDFEFPESFTLLLGNEERGLKESTLQAADHVVEIPLTGSKNSLNVAAAFAIAAANIQVKNSLRMH